The following are from one region of the Deinococcus planocerae genome:
- a CDS encoding class I SAM-dependent rRNA methyltransferase, with amino-acid sequence MPPALPHLPTLLARRAHLPGEGTTVYRAAHTTETDGLFALDVAGDAGVLSLYAELSPEEETRLAAACGEAAGLAGVSLKRRPVEARHAANVARDWLSPPKPVWGEERAEVVGLEGGVPFLIRPGGDLSIGLFTDARPMRAWVREHAPPGGRVLNTFAYTCGFGLNAALGGAEVVKNVDLSRKVLAWGQENYALSGLAAQGTDFLYGDVFAWLGRLKRRGDTFDLVILDPPSFARGRGGVWRAERDYPALAALAVDVMAPGGRLLAMTNHAGLSEAAFGHLVASGLTKAGRPARPEARLHPGEDYPGATHLKAEVWTLD; translated from the coding sequence GTGCCCCCCGCCCTCCCCCACCTCCCCACCCTCCTCGCCCGCCGCGCCCATCTGCCCGGCGAGGGGACGACCGTCTACCGGGCGGCGCACACCACCGAGACGGACGGGCTCTTCGCGCTCGACGTGGCGGGGGACGCGGGCGTGCTGAGTCTCTACGCCGAACTCTCCCCCGAGGAGGAAACGCGGCTGGCGGCGGCGTGCGGTGAGGCGGCTGGTCTGGCGGGCGTGTCCCTCAAGCGGCGCCCGGTGGAGGCCCGGCACGCGGCGAACGTGGCGCGCGATTGGCTCTCCCCGCCCAAGCCCGTCTGGGGAGAGGAACGGGCCGAGGTGGTGGGACTGGAGGGCGGCGTGCCCTTCCTGATCCGGCCCGGAGGCGACCTCAGCATCGGCCTCTTCACCGACGCCCGGCCCATGCGCGCCTGGGTGCGGGAACACGCGCCGCCGGGGGGCCGGGTGCTCAACACCTTCGCCTACACCTGCGGGTTTGGCCTGAACGCCGCGCTGGGCGGGGCCGAGGTTGTCAAGAACGTGGACCTCTCGCGCAAGGTGCTCGCCTGGGGGCAGGAGAACTACGCGCTGAGCGGCCTCGCGGCCCAGGGCACCGACTTTCTCTACGGGGACGTGTTCGCGTGGCTGGGCAGGTTGAAGCGGCGCGGGGACACCTTCGACCTCGTGATTCTCGACCCACCCAGCTTCGCGCGGGGCCGGGGCGGCGTGTGGCGGGCCGAGCGCGATTACCCGGCCCTCGCCGCCCTCGCCGTTGACGTGATGGCCCCCGGCGGTCGTCTGCTCGCCATGACGAATCACGCGGGACTGTCAGAAGCCGCCTTCGGGCACCTCGTCGCGTCGGGGCTGACGAAGGCGGGGCGGCCTGCTCGACCGGAGGCCCGCCTCCACCCCGGCGAGGACTACCCCGGCGCCACCCACCTCAAGGCAGAGGTGTGGACGCTGGACTGA